A segment of the Agarivorans albus genome:
GCTGATATGCTCTCTCTTGCCGGCGGTTTACCCGATGCAGAATTGTTTCCGCTAGATATTTTAACGCAGGCAGCTGATGAGTTGGCTCAATCACCTAGCATCTTTCAATATGGTGCTACCGAAGGCTTAACTGAGCTTCGCCAATGGCTACTTGAAGAAAATGGCGCCGCAGAGGACGTATTAATTACCACAGGCTCACAACAAGCCTTGGATTTAATCGCTCGTAGTTACTTAAACCCAGGGGATAAAGTATTGTGTGAAGCCCCCAGCTATTTAGGCGCCTTGCAGGTTTTTGATTTAGCGGAAGCCGAGATACATACCGTGATAGCCGAAGCTGACGGCCCCAATTTAGCCCAGCTAGAGCAACAGTTGGCTAACTATAAAATAAAGCTTTTTTATGCTGTGCCAGATTTTCAAAACCCTAGCGGCCACTGTTGGAGCCTTAGCAAACGAAAGGCCGTTGCTAGCCTACTAGCTAAATATAACGTCGCACTTATAGAAGATGCTCCTTACCGCCAACTTCGCTACCAAGGTGAGCCACTTCCCACGGTAAGCAAGCTATCTAGTTATGCAGCATTTCACCTCGGCTCTTTTTCAAAAATAGCCACACCAGGTATGCGCGTAGGCTATGTAAGAGCCAAACAAGC
Coding sequences within it:
- a CDS encoding PLP-dependent aminotransferase family protein; translation: MAMLAVSKRVKQTKPSYIRNILKVTQQADMLSLAGGLPDAELFPLDILTQAADELAQSPSIFQYGATEGLTELRQWLLEENGAAEDVLITTGSQQALDLIARSYLNPGDKVLCEAPSYLGALQVFDLAEAEIHTVIAEADGPNLAQLEQQLANYKIKLFYAVPDFQNPSGHCWSLSKRKAVASLLAKYNVALIEDAPYRQLRYQGEPLPTVSKLSSYAAFHLGSFSKIATPGMRVGYVRAKQALLAPLIKVKQASDLHSAQPMQLMLLATVRHPSFTEHLDKLTNTYRTRRDYLAELLQQQLSDKLEFNVPQGGMFIWARLPHHNAMSLAEAALRQKVAIVPGDEFWPSNHTPDYQAIRLNFTALTEPQLEQAVSRLKKALLQCSPMK